TTAAGGCGTCATTCCAGACTACGCGAGTACATCCAAACAATTGAGACAAGTGGCTCTTTTGTTGGGAGGTAGGATATACTCTGTAGTTGTATCTGGATTTCATGAGTTAAAATGTGGTTTAATACAAGTTTAAATTAACAACCCTTGAGATGTCAACTTAAGCTTAGGCGCAGACCGCGAAAAGCGTATTTCGGACAGTCTGGTTTGCTGGTATGCGCTTTGCTCGACTAGCTATGATGTTTAAAAAAATATATTCAGAAACAAACAAAGCCGTCCTAGAAGGACGGGGTTTTAAACCCAATTTTTTTGATA
The Gloeocapsa sp. PCC 73106 DNA segment above includes these coding regions:
- a CDS encoding helix-turn-helix domain-containing protein; this translates as MKSRYNYRVYPTSQQKSHLSQLFGCTRVVWNDAL